The Nocardia sp. NBC_01329 sequence ACGCGGGCCGGTCCGCCCCGGCGGTGGTCCGCCCGGACGGCACGGGAGACTCCCGCCGCTCGCTCTCGGCGTCGGAGGGGTCTTCGCTGTCGACACTGCCCGGTTGCACGCAAGCAGTATGGTCCCTGCCCCCGACACTCCACCCAATCGAGCATCTCGGAGCGACGTCGCCGCACCGGTACGGGCAGAGTCTCTCGCCGGTTCGGCCGGGAACCCGATAGGGTGTCGGCGAACCGTGTGACACGGGTGGACGGTGCGGTTTCCGTGTCGTATCGCCGTAGCGAACAAGCATTACGGAGGGCCTTCGATGGGGTTGTTCACCAAGCGCAAACGGCGGCCGAGTCGGCGGGCCGAAGCCAAGGCTCTCAAACACAAGGCCGCCATGGAGGCCAAGCTCGGCGCGAAGAACGATCGGAAACGGCAACGCGCGGAAGCCCGTTCGCAGCGCAAGGTCGCCGAGGCGCAGATCGCCGCCCTGCAGGCCGAGGAGAAGGCCGCCCTCAAAACGGCCGCGCGGGCCGAACGGGATCCGTTCAGCCCCGGCCAGATCAAGAAGTACCTCGGGGTGGCGCGGGTGCTGGTTCCGGTGCTCGCCCCGCTGGCCTACCGCGGCGCGACCTACGTGCGCGGGCAGCTCGATGCCCGGCGGGCCGCGCGGCTCGGTGTCGGAGTGGATCAGCTCGGCGACTACACCGGGCACGGTGGCCGGTTGCAGGCCCGTATCGGCAATACCGAGGCCGCCCTGAACAAGATCGCGGCCGGGAAGGCCGACAAGGACACCCAGCAGTTCGTCGCCGATTCCCGGAACCGGCTCGAGGCCCTCACCGCGGCCGTACGCACCGCCGACCAGATGCCCGCGGCCCGGCGGCGGTCGGTGTACACGTCCATCACCACGGAACTGTCCCGGATCGAAGCGGACGTACTCGCCCGCCTCGGCGTCGCCTGACCGCGACCCGGCACCGATCGGCCCCGCTGCCTCGCCGGATACCCGGCCCGAGTGCGCGGGCAACGGCCGGGTCGGCGACTATGGACACTGCCCTGCCCACTCCCCGACCAGCCGGGCCCGGTCAGGTCGGCGAATCCGAAAGCCCGCGATGCCCAGCACGTACCCGACTCCCGCACTGCTGCGGGGCTGCGTGGTGGGCGCGACGACCGGAGCGCTGGCCATCGCCGCGCACGGCGCGGCGGGTGGCGGCTACCCCACCTCCGCCGGAGCGGCGCTGCTGTTGCTCACGGCACTGCTGGCCGGGGCGGCTTCCGGATCGATCATCGGCGAAACCGGCCGGTGGGCGGCATCGGGCCGCGCCATCCTGGTCCCTCTCGCGGCCGGGCAGTTCGCCGGACACTGGGCGCTGACCGGGCTCACCGGTCATCACGACACCACCGGTGAACCGACCGCGGATGTGCTGTCCGCCGGGGCGATGACCACCGCCCATCTGGTCGCGCTCACGGTCTGTGCGCTGATGATCACCGCGGCCGAGCGGCTCTACCGGTCGGCGTCCTCGGTGGTGCGTACGTTGCTCGATCCACCACGCCCCGCCCCGGGTACGCCCCGGGTCCGTATCGCCGCGACCACCGCGGTCGCGGCGCATCGCTCTCCGAACGGAGCGTCGGGTCCACGCGCGCCACCTGCGCGCACCAGCCCCCGCACCCTTGTTTCCCTCGGAGAGAAAGCTTCCAACACATGTCCCACGGGATCTCCCCCGTCCTGCGCCAGGGTCTGACCGCGACCTTCGCCGCGGGTTTCGTACTCGCCGGAGCCGGTACCGCGGCCGCCCACGTAAGCGTTTCCGCACCGGACGCCGAACCCGGGCACGGCGCTGTAGCCACCTTCAGCGTGCCGACCGAATCGGATACCGCCGCCACCACCTCGGTACGGGTCACCGTGCCGGGATTCTCCACCGCCCGCACCGAGCCGGTCCCCGGCTGGACTGCGAAGATCGACCGCGACGACAAGGATCAGGTCACCGCTGTCACCTGGACCGCGAATCCGGGCAGCCCGGGTATCCGGCCGGGCGAGTTCCAGCGTTTCACGGTCTCGCTCGGGCCGTTCCCGGAATCCGATTCGGTCGCGTTCCCGGCCGAACAGACCTACAGCGACGGCACCGTCGTGCGCTGGAACGAGACCGGTGACCACGATTCGGTCGAACATCCCTCGCCGGTGGTCACGCTGGCCGGAGAGGAAGCCGGCCACGGAGATCATGCGGTCGCGGCGCCCGCCGAGGACAGCAGCGACACCACCGCCCGCTGGCTCGGTGGTCTCGGTCTGGCGCTC is a genomic window containing:
- a CDS encoding DUF6474 family protein, encoding MGLFTKRKRRPSRRAEAKALKHKAAMEAKLGAKNDRKRQRAEARSQRKVAEAQIAALQAEEKAALKTAARAERDPFSPGQIKKYLGVARVLVPVLAPLAYRGATYVRGQLDARRAARLGVGVDQLGDYTGHGGRLQARIGNTEAALNKIAAGKADKDTQQFVADSRNRLEALTAAVRTADQMPAARRRSVYTSITTELSRIEADVLARLGVA
- a CDS encoding YcnI family copper-binding membrane protein, which produces MSHGISPVLRQGLTATFAAGFVLAGAGTAAAHVSVSAPDAEPGHGAVATFSVPTESDTAATTSVRVTVPGFSTARTEPVPGWTAKIDRDDKDQVTAVTWTANPGSPGIRPGEFQRFTVSLGPFPESDSVAFPAEQTYSDGTVVRWNETGDHDSVEHPSPVVTLAGEEAGHGDHAVAAPAEDSSDTTARWLGGLGLALGALALGAGVGAVVRSRR